A section of the Methanoregula sp. genome encodes:
- a CDS encoding tyrosine--tRNA ligase, which produces MDAYERVTRNTVEIVTEDDLRSLLNKPTKKVYAGYEPSGEIHLGHLVTVNKLVDLQAAGFEVVVLLADVHAFLNRKGTMEKVRELADYNRRCFEGLGLKNIQYVLGSDLQLNRDYELLVLQLSQQITLNRATRSMDEVGRQMDHPTVSQMIYPIMQMADIAMLGADAAVGGIDQRKIHMLAREHLVNFGYAAPVCIHTPILNGIDGKKMSSSQGNYISVADTEEEIKKKCQKAFCPPEIPENPVLQIFQHHIFPRLSEITIKRLEKFGGDRTFSGYMDLETAYGKGEVHPMDLKKTCGESLIEILAPVRDYIK; this is translated from the coding sequence ATGGACGCGTACGAACGGGTTACCCGCAACACAGTCGAGATCGTAACAGAAGACGATCTCCGTTCGCTACTTAACAAACCCACAAAAAAGGTCTATGCAGGATACGAACCCAGTGGCGAGATCCATCTTGGCCACCTGGTTACGGTCAACAAACTCGTGGATCTCCAGGCAGCCGGATTTGAAGTTGTTGTACTGCTTGCTGATGTGCATGCATTCTTAAACCGCAAAGGGACCATGGAGAAAGTGCGGGAACTTGCCGATTATAACCGCCGCTGTTTCGAAGGGCTCGGATTAAAAAATATCCAGTACGTGCTGGGATCTGATCTTCAGCTCAACCGGGACTACGAGCTGCTTGTGCTCCAGCTCTCGCAGCAGATCACCCTCAACCGTGCAACACGCAGTATGGATGAAGTGGGGCGGCAGATGGATCATCCCACCGTATCCCAGATGATCTATCCTATCATGCAGATGGCCGATATCGCGATGCTTGGCGCAGATGCAGCAGTAGGTGGTATTGATCAGCGTAAAATCCACATGCTTGCACGAGAGCACCTGGTCAACTTCGGCTACGCTGCACCTGTCTGCATACACACGCCAATCCTGAATGGGATCGATGGAAAGAAGATGTCCTCTTCACAGGGAAATTATATCTCTGTTGCAGACACGGAAGAGGAGATAAAAAAGAAGTGCCAGAAGGCATTCTGTCCACCGGAAATTCCTGAGAACCCGGTGCTCCAGATCTTCCAGCACCACATCTTCCCGCGCCTTTCCGAGATCACCATTAAACGGCTGGAAAAATTCGGGGGAGACCGGACGTTTTCAGGTTACATGGATCTGGAAACTGCCTATGGCAAAGGTGAAGTGCACCCGATGGATCTCAAGAAAACATGTGGCGAATCCCTTATCGAAATCCTTGCACCCGTACGGGACTATATCAAATAA
- a CDS encoding DUF367 family protein, whose amino-acid sequence MIPLYAYRDNSCDPRKCTVKKLEKAGFLKIFTKISQIPRNTLLLDPTAEQALSPADRFVRSITVLDCSWVVLDTGSVRSWRIRRALPFLMAANPVNFGKPCVLSSIEALAATLYILGEKDRAATVLSKVNWGIRFIEVNQEPLDLYANAKDSTEVVKIQALYID is encoded by the coding sequence ATGATACCCCTGTATGCCTACCGGGACAACAGCTGTGATCCCCGTAAGTGCACGGTCAAAAAACTTGAAAAGGCGGGATTTTTAAAAATATTTACCAAAATATCCCAGATCCCGCGAAACACCCTCCTGCTCGATCCCACTGCTGAACAGGCACTCTCTCCTGCAGACAGGTTCGTGAGATCTATCACTGTACTCGACTGTTCGTGGGTGGTGCTGGATACAGGCTCTGTCCGTTCATGGCGCATCCGCAGGGCACTACCATTCCTGATGGCGGCAAATCCCGTCAACTTCGGCAAACCCTGCGTGCTTTCCTCGATCGAGGCCCTCGCTGCAACATTATATATTCTTGGAGAGAAAGATCGGGCTGCAACCGTTCTCTCAAAGGTGAACTGGGGAATCCGTTTCATAGAAGTGAACCAAGAGCCGCTTGATCTCTATGCAAATGCCAAGGATAGCACAGAAGTGGTCAAAATTCAGGCGCTCTACATAGACTGA
- a CDS encoding nucleoside 2-deoxyribosyltransferase, with translation MYVLCSPCILHPELRATGITKNSDLALFEQAIARCKTFDIELVPLPCPETLYLGSDRKPGTFLERLNTPAFSNLMDTLEQQVRDIIDDRGLPLCILGVNSSPTCGVTSTYYGSEDQQPPKRMGRGVFLARFPDICAIDVATFARYRIYLAAPLFSEAERTYNISLAVLLRKHLFEVILPQEAGDDTDTRMKREQARIFIKNKADLDKADLVVAVIDGADADSGTAWEMGYAYAHNKPVIAVRTDFRRAGLHEQVNLMLEESAKVVSTTTDLLESVKSPLIGKSDL, from the coding sequence ATGTACGTGCTCTGCAGCCCTTGCATTCTCCATCCGGAACTCCGGGCTACGGGTATTACAAAGAACTCGGACCTCGCATTGTTCGAACAAGCAATCGCACGCTGCAAAACCTTTGATATTGAACTGGTGCCGCTTCCCTGTCCGGAGACGTTATACCTCGGTTCTGACAGGAAACCCGGGACATTTCTTGAACGGTTGAACACACCGGCATTTTCCAACCTGATGGATACGCTTGAACAACAAGTGCGGGACATCATTGATGATCGCGGTCTGCCCCTCTGCATTCTTGGTGTCAACTCCTCTCCGACATGCGGAGTGACCAGTACCTATTATGGGAGTGAGGATCAACAACCCCCAAAACGAATGGGACGGGGGGTGTTTCTTGCTCGGTTTCCCGATATCTGCGCAATAGACGTGGCAACATTTGCAAGGTACCGGATATATCTTGCCGCCCCTCTTTTCTCTGAAGCTGAACGCACCTATAATATTTCTTTAGCGGTATTGCTGAGGAAACATCTGTTTGAAGTCATCCTTCCCCAGGAAGCGGGTGATGACACAGATACAAGGATGAAACGGGAGCAGGCGCGGATCTTCATTAAAAACAAAGCAGATCTCGACAAAGCAGATCTCGTTGTTGCAGTTATCGATGGGGCAGATGCGGATTCCGGTACTGCATGGGAGATGGGGTATGCGTATGCACACAACAAACCGGTGATTGCGGTTCGCACGGATTTCCGCAGGGCTGGCTTACACGAACAGGTAAACCTGATGCTTGAAGAATCTGCAAAGGTCGTCTCCACAACCACAGACTTACTGGAATCCGTCAAATCCCCGCTTATAGGCAAAAGCGATCTCTGA
- a CDS encoding type II glyceraldehyde-3-phosphate dehydrogenase, whose protein sequence is MIKVAINGYGTIGKRVADAVAAQKDMKVIGVSKTRPNAEAFVAKQRGYPLYIADLSKKAAFEKAGLTVAGSVEDMCKAADIIVDATPGDVGATNKPLYEKLGKKALWQGGEEHEIAGFSFNSSCNYKDAIGRQFVRVVSCNTTGLCRIIHAIDKEYGVAHVHAIMVRRGSDPGEIKKGPIDAIVLDPVSVPSHHGPDVLSVLPHISIVTMAMIVPTTMMHMHAIRITTKKEVSRDRVIELVKNHPRMGLIKKTAGIRSTAELKEFAMDLGRPRSDLYENCIFEESIYANKTDLCFFQAIHQEADVVVENIDAIRAMMGGQKDAAASIKTTNDALGFIPIQNNH, encoded by the coding sequence ATGATCAAGGTTGCCATCAACGGTTATGGTACAATCGGCAAGCGTGTTGCCGATGCGGTCGCTGCCCAGAAGGATATGAAAGTGATCGGTGTCTCAAAGACCCGCCCCAACGCCGAGGCCTTTGTTGCAAAACAACGGGGATATCCTCTCTATATTGCCGATCTCTCCAAGAAAGCTGCTTTTGAAAAAGCCGGCCTTACTGTTGCAGGGTCCGTCGAAGATATGTGTAAAGCCGCTGACATCATCGTCGATGCAACACCAGGGGATGTCGGGGCAACGAACAAGCCCCTTTACGAGAAACTAGGTAAAAAGGCACTCTGGCAGGGTGGAGAAGAGCATGAGATTGCCGGATTCTCGTTCAATTCATCCTGCAACTACAAGGATGCAATCGGCAGGCAGTTTGTCAGAGTCGTCTCTTGTAATACAACAGGGCTCTGCCGGATTATCCATGCAATTGATAAAGAATACGGTGTCGCTCACGTACACGCGATCATGGTTCGCCGCGGTTCCGACCCCGGTGAGATCAAAAAAGGACCGATCGATGCGATTGTTCTGGATCCCGTAAGTGTTCCCAGCCACCACGGCCCGGATGTTCTGTCAGTGCTTCCCCATATTTCGATTGTTACCATGGCTATGATCGTGCCAACCACGATGATGCACATGCATGCGATCCGGATTACCACAAAAAAAGAGGTATCGAGAGATCGGGTCATAGAACTGGTTAAAAACCATCCCAGAATGGGCCTGATTAAAAAGACTGCGGGGATCAGGAGCACTGCAGAGCTCAAGGAGTTTGCAATGGATCTGGGAAGACCACGTTCCGACCTGTACGAGAACTGCATCTTTGAAGAATCGATCTACGCAAACAAAACCGATCTCTGCTTCTTCCAGGCAATCCACCAGGAGGCAGATGTCGTAGTTGAGAACATCGATGCAATCCGCGCGATGATGGGCGGGCAGAAAGATGCTGCAGCGTCAATAAAAACAACCAACGATGCGCTCGGGTTTATTCCGATCCAGAACAACCATTAA
- a CDS encoding KH domain-containing protein — protein sequence MMQEVKIAGSRVGVLIGKGGATKRELEAKTHATITIDSKEGIVKVEGTEEHTISVLRAVEIINAINCGFSPERAFEMIEDEDLLLEVIDLSGMAEGPRQLDRLRGRIIGKDGRAREQIEDMTDVEISVFGKTVALIGYPEQLKTARAAVDMLIEGVPHENVFAFLDRKKKEAKQDMISYYY from the coding sequence ATGATGCAGGAAGTCAAAATTGCCGGAAGCAGGGTGGGTGTCCTCATTGGAAAGGGCGGCGCAACCAAGAGAGAGCTCGAGGCCAAAACCCACGCCACCATTACCATAGACAGCAAAGAGGGGATTGTAAAAGTTGAAGGTACCGAAGAGCACACGATCTCCGTTCTCCGGGCTGTCGAGATCATCAATGCCATCAACTGCGGGTTCTCCCCGGAACGGGCATTTGAGATGATCGAGGACGAAGATCTATTGCTTGAAGTCATCGATCTGTCGGGAATGGCGGAAGGGCCACGCCAGTTAGATCGGCTTAGGGGCCGAATTATTGGCAAAGATGGAAGAGCACGGGAACAGATCGAAGATATGACCGATGTGGAGATATCGGTATTTGGTAAGACCGTAGCCCTGATAGGATATCCCGAGCAGCTCAAAACCGCCCGTGCTGCTGTTGATATGCTAATTGAGGGTGTGCCTCATGAGAACGTCTTTGCCTTCCTTGACCGGAAAAAGAAAGAGGCAAAACAGGATATGATCAGTTATTATTATTGA
- a CDS encoding glycosyltransferase family 39 protein: MAKKREDRGKEKKPGGDNECNLDGDYISPIRSFRDINIENVKSVITHSRYVESLVVLTVIGFFLRFYNLGFNSLWLDEASTNTFAVMSVSGIWQATAGGEFNPPLFYWLEHFMLVFGNNELILRFIPALLGVLTIPLIYFAGKEFMDRNVGIIAAAAFAFSPFLIFYSQEARAYSMMLFFVAFALVFYFKALKTNDLKNWALFGILSALAFWSHFYSFVIIASLILYALFLQIGNFQKNLQNLKMIAVSIVLFVVLCFPLILLAIQLFASRTSTAPAFGIQGLGIISETFKQLSGFSDISMVFLLILFIIGIIQAFLTDKNKGIFLVALTILTFVISFILSYKMPMVPRYLIFFNTVFFIGVAISYKMFYRIINNRGVVYGFMAVLVLISVTTPFFMSYYSGYSKEDWRGFSGQIQQMTKPGDLVVVVPGYVSQPLNYYYSNASDQTFEFGVSTARDLDAINAGKGNNSAYFVVTGDISAANPDGDAIAWLKENTKPLGQNTGIYLFVSA; this comes from the coding sequence ATGGCAAAGAAACGCGAGGATCGGGGAAAAGAAAAAAAACCGGGTGGAGATAATGAATGTAATCTTGACGGGGATTACATCTCCCCGATCCGGTCGTTTCGGGATATCAATATTGAAAATGTCAAATCGGTTATCACTCACAGCCGTTACGTAGAGTCTCTTGTCGTATTAACCGTCATTGGTTTTTTCCTCCGGTTTTATAATCTGGGATTCAATTCACTGTGGCTTGATGAAGCATCGACGAACACGTTTGCTGTTATGTCAGTTTCCGGCATCTGGCAGGCAACTGCTGGAGGGGAGTTTAATCCACCTCTGTTTTACTGGCTGGAACATTTTATGCTGGTGTTTGGTAATAACGAGTTAATTCTCAGGTTTATCCCAGCTCTCCTTGGGGTACTGACCATCCCGCTGATCTATTTTGCTGGAAAAGAATTCATGGATCGCAATGTCGGAATTATTGCCGCAGCAGCGTTTGCATTTTCACCATTCCTGATCTTCTATTCACAGGAGGCCCGGGCATATTCAATGATGCTCTTTTTTGTGGCATTTGCACTGGTCTTTTATTTCAAAGCCCTCAAAACGAATGACCTGAAAAACTGGGCCCTTTTTGGCATACTCTCCGCGCTTGCGTTCTGGTCTCACTTCTATTCGTTTGTCATTATTGCCTCACTTATCCTCTATGCACTTTTCCTTCAGATCGGAAATTTCCAGAAAAATCTACAAAATCTCAAAATGATTGCTGTATCCATTGTTTTGTTTGTCGTTCTCTGTTTCCCTCTCATTCTGCTGGCGATCCAACTTTTCGCATCCCGGACATCCACCGCACCGGCTTTCGGGATCCAGGGTCTGGGAATCATCAGTGAAACGTTCAAACAGTTATCCGGCTTTTCTGATATCTCGATGGTTTTCCTCCTCATCCTCTTTATAATCGGTATTATCCAGGCATTTCTCACCGATAAAAACAAAGGAATCTTTTTAGTGGCACTCACCATTCTTACCTTTGTCATCAGCTTCATTCTTTCCTACAAAATGCCGATGGTTCCCCGCTACCTGATCTTTTTTAACACTGTTTTTTTTATCGGTGTTGCTATATCGTACAAAATGTTCTACCGTATTATAAACAACCGCGGGGTTGTGTATGGATTCATGGCTGTGCTCGTCCTGATCAGCGTCACTACACCATTTTTCATGAGTTATTATTCCGGATACTCAAAAGAGGACTGGAGAGGTTTTTCCGGCCAAATTCAGCAGATGACTAAACCCGGCGATCTTGTTGTTGTAGTACCGGGCTATGTTTCCCAACCACTCAATTATTATTATTCAAATGCATCAGATCAGACGTTCGAGTTTGGTGTCTCTACTGCAAGAGATCTTGATGCGATTAATGCAGGTAAAGGTAATAATTCCGCGTACTTCGTTGTCACCGGAGATATCAGTGCGGCAAATCCTGACGGCGATGCGATTGCATGGTTAAAAGAGAACACAAAACCTCTCGGGCAGAACACCGGAATCTATCTTTTTGTCTCAGCGTAA
- a CDS encoding MogA/MoaB family molybdenum cofactor biosynthesis protein, whose protein sequence is MNQNHIQHIQISAAIITVSSTRKQENDSSGAAISTLLTTTGIPISHYAIVTDRIEAIRNELYIAMKTANCIIINGGTGLTHDDCTIEAISPLLHKKIDGFGEFFRMKSLQEIGTSSMLSRAIAGVIDGKVVFCIPGSTPAVTLATKELILPEITHILSHANR, encoded by the coding sequence ATGAATCAAAATCACATACAACACATCCAGATTTCTGCTGCTATTATCACAGTATCCAGTACAAGAAAGCAGGAAAATGATTCCAGTGGAGCGGCAATATCAACCCTGCTCACAACAACCGGCATTCCTATTAGTCACTATGCAATTGTTACTGACCGGATCGAAGCAATCCGCAACGAGCTCTATATTGCAATGAAGACTGCCAATTGCATTATCATCAATGGGGGAACCGGTCTTACCCATGATGATTGTACTATTGAAGCCATCTCACCATTACTTCACAAAAAAATTGATGGATTTGGGGAGTTCTTCCGTATGAAAAGTCTTCAGGAGATTGGCACATCATCAATGCTCTCCCGGGCAATTGCCGGTGTTATCGATGGAAAGGTTGTTTTCTGCATCCCCGGATCAACACCAGCTGTGACGCTCGCAACAAAAGAGCTGATCCTCCCGGAGATTACTCACATTCTCTCTCATGCAAACAGGTAA
- a CDS encoding ATP-dependent DNA helicase, with protein sequence MLIHELPIPASLKQQYTQAGISELYPPQAECVERGILAGKNLLVAIPTASGKTLIAEMAMHYHIAHGGKCLYIVPLKALASEKYDEFGNKGVRVGISTGDLDRRDDLLGKNDIIVATSEKVDSLLRNSARWISDITLLVVDEVHLIDSDSRGPTLEVVIAKMRSRNPAMQVIGLSATIGNPKTLADWLDAELVTSDWRPVDLRQGVFCNNRIHFKDRERAVKQISKNFDDLNLCLDTIEEGGQCLVFVSSRRNAEAFAKRAAGAIKSEEAALAAYAEKLSKSAETEMVKTLAACVAKGAAFHHAGLSRPERSIVEEGFRKGLIKSISSTPTLAAGLNLPARRVIIRDFLRFSAGEGMQPIPASEYHQMAGRAGRPRLDPYGEAVLIAKDEGQIEELFDRYIDAPAEKIHSKIAEPNALYTHVLSLIASGFAATRVELAEFMDRTFYVHEHRQGRLMKKAVDAALVFLVSSEMVVEVGEHLGATEFGGMVSRLYIDPRSAALIVGALRKNADYADLGVLQVICSTPDMPKLYARNTDIPALDRMTEAHAGELWLEFPLDDEEAEPYYRTLKTAMLLSDWADELPDAKICERYSVGPGDLYGMVESVNWLLHATVELARMFAPSVHPKIREYEICMKNGIRRELLPLVKLRGIGRIRARRLFNNSIPSPEALDAAGIENVTKILGRGIAEQLFTQLGKSRRVAPGEMDGGAVRGQSTLSKFG encoded by the coding sequence ATGCTGATCCATGAACTTCCGATTCCGGCAAGCCTTAAACAGCAATACACACAGGCAGGTATTTCTGAGCTCTATCCCCCCCAGGCTGAATGTGTGGAGCGCGGCATCCTTGCAGGAAAAAACCTGCTCGTTGCGATCCCTACTGCAAGCGGAAAGACCCTGATTGCCGAGATGGCGATGCACTACCATATCGCTCATGGTGGAAAATGCCTTTATATTGTCCCCTTAAAAGCACTCGCAAGCGAGAAATATGATGAATTCGGCAACAAAGGTGTCCGAGTCGGTATATCAACGGGGGATCTTGACCGGCGCGATGATCTGCTGGGAAAAAATGATATTATCGTTGCTACAAGCGAGAAGGTGGATTCCCTTCTCCGCAACAGCGCACGCTGGATCAGCGATATCACTCTGCTTGTTGTGGATGAGGTTCACCTGATTGACTCTGATAGCAGGGGACCAACGCTTGAAGTGGTGATCGCTAAAATGCGGTCCCGCAATCCCGCTATGCAGGTTATCGGGCTTTCTGCCACAATCGGTAATCCAAAAACACTTGCCGACTGGTTGGATGCCGAACTGGTCACCAGCGACTGGCGCCCGGTCGATCTGCGTCAAGGGGTCTTCTGCAACAACCGCATCCATTTCAAGGACAGGGAACGCGCAGTAAAACAGATCTCAAAGAATTTTGATGACCTCAACCTCTGCCTTGATACCATCGAAGAGGGCGGGCAGTGTCTTGTCTTCGTCTCTTCCCGCCGTAATGCTGAGGCTTTCGCAAAACGGGCTGCCGGTGCAATAAAAAGTGAAGAAGCCGCACTTGCTGCCTATGCAGAAAAGCTCAGTAAAAGTGCTGAGACAGAGATGGTCAAAACACTGGCAGCCTGTGTGGCAAAAGGCGCTGCCTTCCATCATGCCGGATTGAGCCGCCCCGAACGTTCGATTGTGGAAGAGGGGTTCCGGAAAGGCCTGATCAAAAGTATCTCCTCCACACCAACCCTAGCTGCGGGTCTTAACCTCCCTGCACGTCGGGTGATCATCCGGGATTTCCTGCGATTTTCTGCCGGTGAGGGGATGCAGCCTATTCCGGCCAGTGAATACCACCAGATGGCAGGGAGGGCTGGCCGCCCACGACTCGATCCGTACGGAGAGGCAGTGCTGATTGCAAAGGATGAAGGGCAGATCGAAGAGCTCTTCGATCGGTATATCGATGCGCCTGCAGAAAAGATCCATTCCAAAATTGCTGAACCTAATGCACTCTATACCCATGTGCTGTCCCTTATTGCATCGGGTTTTGCCGCCACGAGAGTGGAACTTGCCGAATTTATGGACCGCACTTTTTACGTCCATGAACATCGGCAAGGCCGGCTTATGAAGAAAGCAGTAGATGCGGCTCTTGTCTTTCTCGTGTCATCAGAAATGGTTGTGGAGGTGGGAGAACATCTTGGAGCCACAGAATTCGGCGGAATGGTCTCCCGGTTGTATATCGATCCCCGCAGCGCCGCGCTTATTGTCGGTGCACTCCGGAAAAACGCTGATTACGCAGATCTCGGGGTTCTCCAGGTTATCTGCAGTACTCCCGATATGCCAAAGCTCTATGCCAGAAACACCGATATTCCCGCACTTGATCGCATGACGGAGGCACATGCCGGTGAACTCTGGCTTGAATTCCCGCTGGATGATGAGGAGGCTGAACCCTATTACCGGACACTTAAGACTGCCATGCTCCTTTCAGACTGGGCGGATGAACTTCCTGATGCAAAGATCTGCGAGCGGTATTCCGTGGGGCCTGGTGATCTCTACGGTATGGTAGAAAGCGTGAACTGGCTGCTGCACGCTACTGTTGAACTGGCAAGAATGTTTGCACCCTCTGTCCACCCGAAGATCAGAGAATATGAGATCTGCATGAAAAACGGGATCCGGCGTGAACTGCTACCCCTCGTGAAACTGCGCGGGATCGGGCGCATCCGTGCACGACGTCTCTTCAATAATAGCATACCTTCACCGGAGGCTCTGGATGCTGCTGGGATTGAGAACGTGACAAAGATTCTTGGGCGGGGAATTGCAGAACAGCTTTTTACGCAACTAGGTAAATCCAGGCGTGTTGCACCGGGAGAAATGGATGGAGGTGCTGTACGTGGACAGTCAACACTCTCAAAATTCGGGTGA
- a CDS encoding serine protein kinase RIO: MDLDKKEDKFDQRLEEMGIRIKDANMFKVREDVFDEVTLLALYKLVHKKWLSVIGGSISTGKEANVFYGERDDTAIAIKIYRIRTANFTTMSSYVTGDRRFSHVKKAKKDLIFAWTRKEFSNLVRARDAGVAVPEPLVWDRNILIMSFLGEGEIAYPQLRNVTMEDPAEIYETIVSTIDILYNKAELVHADLSEFNILYGDKPYFIDMGQSVTRDHPRALQFLMRDIRNINRYFKNRCDVRKDVDLFNAVTGLNAAEP; encoded by the coding sequence GTGGATCTGGATAAAAAAGAGGATAAGTTCGATCAGCGCCTCGAAGAAATGGGTATCCGTATCAAGGATGCAAACATGTTCAAAGTGCGGGAGGATGTCTTTGACGAGGTCACTCTCCTGGCACTCTATAAACTTGTACATAAAAAATGGTTATCGGTAATCGGTGGATCGATCAGCACCGGGAAAGAGGCAAATGTATTTTACGGCGAGCGGGATGATACAGCAATCGCCATTAAGATCTACCGGATCCGCACAGCGAATTTTACCACAATGAGTTCCTATGTCACTGGTGACCGCAGGTTTTCACACGTAAAAAAAGCAAAAAAAGATCTCATCTTTGCATGGACCAGAAAGGAATTTTCAAACCTGGTAAGGGCGAGGGATGCGGGTGTTGCTGTCCCTGAACCACTTGTATGGGACAGGAATATCCTGATTATGTCGTTTTTAGGGGAAGGTGAGATTGCTTACCCACAACTGAGGAATGTCACAATGGAAGATCCTGCAGAGATTTATGAGACAATTGTCAGCACCATCGATATCCTGTACAACAAAGCGGAGCTGGTGCATGCAGATCTCAGCGAGTTCAATATTTTATACGGTGACAAACCCTATTTCATAGATATGGGGCAATCGGTCACTCGCGATCATCCTCGTGCACTCCAGTTTTTAATGCGAGACATTCGTAATATCAACCGGTATTTTAAAAACCGATGTGATGTTCGTAAGGATGTTGACCTGTTTAATGCAGTCACCGGACTGAATGCTGCCGAACCATGA
- a CDS encoding glycosyltransferase family 2 protein: protein MYDLTVIIPTYKEEANIRNIVTEVDAVFRQNNLNGEILVVDDNSPDRTISIVNEIKKTKPNVNILVRLADHGLSQSVADGFVHASSDILIVIDADLSHPPAHIPVMYHEILAGNDIVIGSRYMEGGGIKKWPLKRRVISLGATFLGRLLFPDVSDPVSGFFAVRKSVVEKAPLKPRGYKILLEVLGKGTWEMDKEIPFEFVDREIGSSKLKLKTIIEYAQQVIDITLFSFLHHQSAAWREWKRVFKFGLVGISGIIVNQGILIFLKEFAGFPLPVASLFAIEFAILNNFLWNDLWTFKSGGQPQKISSRWHRLISFQIVSAGGAVINFGILNVLAYMMGIDYRIANIIGILVGFVWNFLINRRMTWTRK from the coding sequence ATGTATGACCTTACGGTAATCATCCCAACCTATAAAGAAGAGGCAAATATCCGGAATATCGTCACTGAAGTAGATGCGGTTTTCAGGCAGAACAATCTCAATGGGGAGATCCTTGTCGTTGATGATAATTCTCCTGATAGGACGATCTCAATTGTTAATGAAATTAAAAAAACAAAACCGAACGTAAATATTCTCGTTCGTCTGGCAGATCACGGACTCTCACAATCCGTGGCGGATGGATTTGTTCACGCATCATCGGATATACTAATCGTAATAGATGCAGATCTTTCACATCCCCCCGCACACATTCCCGTTATGTACCATGAGATCCTGGCAGGAAATGATATTGTCATCGGGAGCAGGTACATGGAAGGAGGCGGGATAAAAAAATGGCCTCTCAAACGCCGGGTAATCTCGCTCGGAGCAACGTTTTTAGGAAGACTGCTTTTCCCCGATGTCTCGGATCCGGTAAGTGGTTTTTTTGCAGTCCGAAAAAGTGTTGTGGAAAAAGCACCCCTGAAACCCCGGGGCTATAAAATCCTGCTTGAAGTGCTTGGTAAGGGAACCTGGGAAATGGACAAGGAAATTCCTTTTGAATTTGTTGATCGGGAGATCGGTTCGAGCAAGCTAAAACTCAAAACTATTATTGAGTATGCTCAGCAGGTTATCGATATAACGCTCTTTTCTTTTTTGCATCACCAGAGTGCGGCTTGGAGGGAGTGGAAACGGGTTTTTAAGTTCGGGCTTGTTGGGATTTCTGGCATTATTGTCAACCAGGGGATCCTCATTTTCCTTAAGGAATTTGCCGGATTTCCCCTTCCAGTTGCCAGTTTGTTCGCAATCGAATTTGCGATACTGAATAATTTTTTGTGGAACGATCTCTGGACATTCAAATCTGGCGGACAACCGCAAAAAATATCCAGCAGGTGGCACAGACTTATCTCATTCCAGATTGTTTCTGCCGGAGGAGCGGTCATAAATTTTGGAATTCTTAACGTCTTAGCATATATGATGGGAATTGATTACAGGATTGCAAACATCATCGGAATACTGGTTGGATTTGTCTGGAACTTCCTTATTAACAGGAGAATGACCTGGACAAGGAAATAA
- the cgi121 gene encoding KEOPS complex subunit Cgi121: MTGKKVTAESDGIHKVCCDTKTSALFIHQGSTYDIRAAISTIEDRAAFLHTIRTIAETHETHIICFNADMLAGIPHAHVALSHAVRSYERGVMVSNTLEMEALLYAAGSRQCSLAAPFGVHEGENHLYVCCYPTSDGVWGALAPVIRIVNDPWSCIDSQKLAFLMDLFGITPDELATTERARIIDLVLERIALLDVYR; this comes from the coding sequence ATGACGGGGAAAAAAGTAACTGCAGAATCAGATGGTATACACAAGGTGTGCTGCGATACGAAGACGAGTGCACTCTTTATCCATCAGGGCAGTACGTATGATATACGTGCGGCTATCAGCACAATTGAAGATCGTGCCGCATTTCTCCACACAATCCGGACTATTGCAGAAACCCATGAAACCCATATCATCTGTTTTAATGCTGACATGCTGGCCGGAATACCACACGCTCATGTTGCGTTGTCTCATGCAGTACGATCTTATGAGAGGGGAGTGATGGTCTCCAACACCCTTGAGATGGAGGCGCTCTTGTATGCTGCAGGTTCCCGCCAGTGCTCACTGGCTGCACCGTTTGGAGTTCACGAAGGAGAGAACCACCTGTACGTCTGCTGCTATCCAACCTCGGACGGAGTATGGGGGGCGCTCGCCCCTGTAATTCGTATCGTTAATGACCCCTGGAGCTGTATTGATTCTCAAAAACTGGCATTTCTTATGGATTTATTTGGTATAACTCCTGATGAACTTGCCACAACTGAAAGAGCCCGAATCATTGATCTCGTTCTCGAACGCATCGCGCTGTTGGACGTGTATCGGTAA